One genomic window of Sodaliphilus pleomorphus includes the following:
- a CDS encoding DUF362 domain-containing protein, producing the protein MKHFHLRYLAVAALLVMGTTAWAQSKVFLTREISPASLVRIYKALGVKAQGRVAVKISTGEGSNPNYLKPELIKDLVYDVDGTIVENNTAYGGDPNDVRNNSANHWKVIDRHGFTKYFPVDIMDEYDEIRIPVRDHTHLNYDIVGGHLANYDFMICLNHFKGHPMGGYGGALKNLSIGCASSNGKAYIHSAGKMNKLNMDSLWTPKYIGDQDGFLESMAAAAQAVVNYFQKENGIIYISVMNNMSIDCDCVDHPAPVKLEDYGILASTDPVALDQACVDIINNQKVTAKNDPTDLLKRIDKQHGTHTIDWAEKIGLGSKKYTIVNIDK; encoded by the coding sequence ATGAAACATTTCCATCTCCGTTACCTTGCGGTAGCCGCACTGCTTGTTATGGGCACAACGGCTTGGGCTCAGTCCAAGGTTTTTCTTACACGCGAGATCTCTCCCGCCTCGCTCGTCCGTATCTACAAGGCATTAGGCGTGAAAGCCCAGGGACGTGTGGCCGTGAAAATAAGCACCGGCGAGGGCAGCAACCCCAACTATCTCAAGCCCGAGCTCATCAAGGATCTTGTCTATGACGTTGACGGTACTATAGTAGAGAACAACACCGCCTATGGTGGTGATCCTAACGACGTGCGCAATAACTCTGCCAATCACTGGAAGGTCATCGACCGCCATGGCTTTACCAAGTATTTTCCCGTCGATATCATGGACGAATACGATGAGATACGCATCCCCGTGCGCGACCATACCCATCTGAACTACGATATCGTGGGCGGACATCTTGCCAACTACGACTTCATGATCTGTCTCAACCATTTCAAGGGTCATCCCATGGGTGGCTACGGCGGGGCACTTAAGAACCTCTCCATAGGCTGCGCCTCATCCAACGGAAAGGCTTACATCCATTCGGCTGGTAAGATGAACAAACTCAATATGGACTCACTGTGGACCCCGAAGTACATCGGCGACCAGGACGGTTTCTTGGAGAGCATGGCTGCTGCCGCTCAGGCCGTGGTAAACTATTTTCAGAAGGAGAATGGTATCATCTATATCAGCGTGATGAACAATATGAGCATCGACTGCGACTGTGTAGACCATCCTGCTCCCGTGAAGTTGGAAGATTATGGCATCCTCGCCAGCACCGACCCCGTGGCCCTCGACCAGGCCTGTGTCGACATCATCAACAACCAGAAAGTTACGGCGAAGAACGATCCTACCGACCTGCTTAAGCGCATCGACAAGCAGCACGGCACTCACACCATCGACTGGGCTGAGAAGATAGGACTGGGCTCGAAGAAATACACAATTGTCAACATCGACAAATAG